DNA sequence from the Actinomycetes bacterium genome:
GGGCGGGGTGCATGTGTTCGAGGGCTCCCGTCGCTATCTGGTAGCCGCCGAGCAGGCGGGCCTTCGCCGGGCTGTGGTGTCCTCCTCCGCCAACACTGGCGAGGTGCTGACGGTGACCGGGCTCGCGCCGCTGGTCGAGCTGACGGTGGACGGGGTGACGATCCGTGACGAGCGGCTGAGGGGCAAGCCCGCGCCGGACACGTTCCTGGCCGCTGCGAGGCGGCTCGGGTCGCGGCCGGCGCAGTGCGCGGTGTTCGAGGACGCGCTGTCCGGCGTCGCCGCGGGGCGGGCCGGCCACTTCGGCTACGTCGTCGGCGTGGACCGGGTCGGCCAGGGGGACGAGTTGCGCGCGCACGGCGCGGACACCGTGGTGCAGGACCTGGCCAACCTGCTGGATCGCTCGTGATCGTGCAGCGGCCGTACCCGGTCGAGCCGTGGTCGGTGAGCGAGACGGCGCTGGACCTGGACTTGCTCGCGCAGTCGGAGTCTCTGTTCGCGCTCTCGAACGGCCACATTGGGCTGCGTGGGAACTTGGACGAGGGTGAGCCGTTCGGCATTCCCGGCACCTACCTCAACAGCTTCTACGAGCAGCGGCCGCTGCCGTACGCGGAAACGGGTTACGGGTATCCGGAGATGGACCAGACCCTGATCGACGTCACCAACGGCAAGCTCATCCGGCTGTTGGTGGACGACGCGCCGTTCGACGTGCGCTACGGCGACCTGCACGAGCATCACCGTCGGCTGGACCTGCGTAGCGGTCTGCTCGAGCGGGCGGTCGAGTGGACCTCGCCGGGGCAGACCCGGGTGCGGGTGCGCTCGAGCCGGTTGGTGTCGTTCTCCCAGCGGGCGGTCGCGGCCATCGAGTATGTGGTCGAGCCGGTGGGGCGCGCGGCGCGGATCATCCTGCAGTCCGAGCTGGTCGCGAACGAGCAGCAGCCGAACCTGTCGTCGGACCCCCGGGTCGCGGCGGTGCTGGAGAACCCACTGCAGTCGGTCGCCCAGGACCACGACGGCCACTGGGTGGTGTTGCTGCACCGCACCCGGGCCAGCGGCCTGCTGGTGGGTGCGGGGATGGGGCACGTCCTGCAGGCTCCCGGCCGCACCGAGACCGAGGTCGCCGTGCGCGAGGACTGGGCCCGCCTCACGGTCGCGTGCACCCTGCAGCCCGGCGAGCAGCTGCGGGTGGTGAAGGTGATCGCTTACAGCTGGTCGAGCCTGCGCTCGGAGACCGCCGTGCGAGGCCAGGTCGCCAGCGCGCTGTCGGGCGCACGGTTCGCCGGTTGGGATGGC
Encoded proteins:
- a CDS encoding beta-phosphoglucomutase family hydrolase → MLGLPDGVRTCLFDLDGVLTDTASVHGAAWKEMFDAFLRVRAERDGTPFVPFDPQHDYEEYVDGKPRLDGVRDFLAGRQITLPEGTPSDPPTAETVNGLGGRKNAIVLHRIHTGGVHVFEGSRRYLVAAEQAGLRRAVVSSSANTGEVLTVTGLAPLVELTVDGVTIRDERLRGKPAPDTFLAAARRLGSRPAQCAVFEDALSGVAAGRAGHFGYVVGVDRVGQGDELRAHGADTVVQDLANLLDRS